The following are encoded together in the Methylorubrum sp. B1-46 genome:
- the gltX gene encoding glutamate--tRNA ligase: MATAPLVRFAPSPTGFLHIGNARPALLNALFARREGGRFLLRLDDTDRERSTEEFATAASEDLGWLGIEPDLFFRQSDRTALYDAAAERLKAAGRLYPCYETPEELDRRRKRQLGRGLPPLYDRAALALSEAERAALEAEGRRPHWRFKLDHRVVAWNDLVRGESHVDCASLSDPVLVRADGSYLYTLPSVVDDAEVGVTHVIRGEDHVTNTGVQVQLFEALGAPAPAFGHHNLLTTADGEGLSKRLGHLSLRSLREAGYEAAAVRSLAVLTGSAEAVRPVASLDELASLVDLAHLSRAPARFDPAELDGMNARLVHDMSYDNVSDRLAALGVPTDQAEAFWLAVRANLGRVSDAAEWWQVVNGPVTPVIAEPDFIATAARLLPDAPFGADTWKAWTNAVKAATGAKGRALFMPLRLALTGLDHGPDLAGLLPLIGRARAVRRLGGETA; encoded by the coding sequence ATGGCCACTGCTCCTCTCGTCCGCTTCGCCCCCTCCCCGACCGGCTTCCTGCATATCGGCAATGCCCGGCCGGCGCTGCTGAATGCGCTGTTCGCTCGCCGCGAGGGCGGCCGCTTCCTGCTGCGGCTCGACGACACCGACCGGGAGCGCTCGACCGAGGAATTCGCGACTGCGGCGTCCGAGGATCTCGGCTGGCTCGGCATCGAACCGGACCTGTTCTTCCGCCAGAGCGATCGCACCGCCCTCTACGATGCGGCAGCGGAGCGGCTGAAGGCGGCGGGCCGGCTCTACCCCTGCTACGAGACGCCGGAGGAGCTGGACCGCCGCCGCAAGCGCCAGCTCGGCCGCGGTCTGCCGCCGCTCTACGACCGCGCGGCGCTTGCCCTGAGCGAGGCCGAGCGCGCCGCCCTGGAGGCCGAGGGCCGGCGCCCGCACTGGCGGTTCAAGCTCGATCACCGCGTCGTCGCCTGGAACGACCTCGTTCGCGGCGAGAGCCACGTCGATTGCGCGTCGCTCTCCGATCCCGTTCTGGTGCGCGCCGACGGCAGCTATCTCTACACACTCCCCTCCGTCGTGGACGATGCGGAGGTCGGCGTCACCCACGTGATCCGCGGCGAGGATCACGTCACGAATACCGGCGTGCAGGTGCAGCTCTTCGAGGCACTCGGCGCGCCGGCGCCCGCCTTCGGCCACCATAACCTGCTGACCACCGCCGACGGAGAGGGGCTGTCGAAGCGCCTCGGCCACCTCTCCCTGCGCTCCCTGCGCGAGGCCGGCTACGAGGCCGCCGCCGTGCGCTCGCTCGCGGTGCTCACCGGCTCGGCCGAGGCCGTGCGCCCGGTCGCCTCCCTCGACGAGTTGGCGAGCCTCGTCGATCTCGCCCACCTCTCGCGCGCCCCGGCCCGGTTCGACCCGGCCGAACTCGACGGGATGAATGCCCGCCTCGTCCACGATATGTCGTACGACAACGTCAGCGACCGGCTCGCTGCCCTCGGTGTCCCGACGGATCAGGCCGAAGCGTTCTGGCTCGCCGTGCGGGCCAATCTCGGCCGCGTCTCGGACGCCGCCGAATGGTGGCAGGTGGTGAACGGACCGGTCACGCCCGTGATCGCCGAGCCCGACTTCATCGCGACGGCTGCGCGCCTGCTGCCGGATGCGCCGTTCGGTGCCGACACGTGGAAGGCCTGGACCAACGCCGTGAAGGCAGCGACCGGCGCCAAGGGCCGCGCCCTGTTCATGCCGCTGCGCCTCGCGCTGACCGGCCTCGACCACGGGCCGGATCTCGCCGGATTGCTTCCGCTGATCGGGCGGGCGCGAGCGGTGCGACGGCTGGGCGGCGAGACCGCTTAA
- a CDS encoding HlyD family secretion protein, translating into MKRADDAGADDRNRDQSPPDDVFSDEPRRGPGAGAKRVSVRRRHWGRLLRLAVTGLILAFAAVAAYVVWQFYVTAPWTRDGRVRVQVVNLAPQVAGTVVELRVADNQEVKKGDVLYVIDPFDYQEAVVSAEAEIKNREADLSVKQAQSARRAALSTVSTSVEEKQQFAGTAKIAEAALETARSQLSQARKNLERTQVRSTVNGRVTNLLLRVGDYAQTGTANIRVIDTDSFWIDGYFEETKMAHIRPGAPAEMALMGYGVPLRGTVESLTLGISTANAATSTQGLPNVDPVYTWVRLAQRVPVRIRIDHVPPEVILVAGMTATVVVGDGREGQPLWVASLRGWLFGRPDGTQPDNAGKN; encoded by the coding sequence GTGAAGCGCGCGGACGACGCAGGCGCCGACGACCGGAACCGGGATCAGTCCCCGCCCGACGACGTCTTCTCCGACGAGCCGCGGCGCGGGCCAGGGGCCGGCGCCAAGCGCGTTTCCGTCCGACGCCGCCACTGGGGCCGCCTGCTGCGGCTGGCCGTAACCGGCCTCATCCTCGCCTTCGCCGCAGTGGCGGCTTACGTGGTGTGGCAGTTCTACGTGACCGCCCCCTGGACCCGTGACGGGCGGGTGCGCGTGCAGGTGGTCAATCTCGCGCCGCAGGTGGCCGGCACCGTCGTCGAGCTGCGGGTCGCGGACAACCAGGAGGTCAAGAAGGGCGACGTCCTCTACGTCATCGATCCGTTCGACTATCAGGAGGCCGTGGTCTCGGCCGAGGCCGAGATCAAGAACCGCGAGGCCGACCTTTCGGTGAAGCAGGCGCAATCGGCGCGGCGCGCGGCGCTCTCCACCGTCTCGACCTCGGTCGAGGAGAAGCAGCAATTTGCCGGCACCGCCAAGATCGCTGAAGCCGCCCTGGAGACGGCCCGGTCGCAGCTCTCGCAGGCAAGGAAGAACCTGGAGCGCACGCAGGTGCGCTCGACGGTCAACGGCCGCGTGACCAACCTGCTCCTGCGGGTCGGCGACTACGCACAGACCGGCACCGCCAACATCCGGGTGATCGACACCGACTCCTTCTGGATCGATGGCTATTTCGAAGAGACCAAGATGGCCCATATCCGCCCCGGCGCCCCCGCCGAGATGGCGCTGATGGGCTACGGCGTGCCGCTGCGGGGCACGGTGGAGAGCCTGACGCTCGGCATCTCGACCGCCAATGCCGCGACGAGCACGCAGGGGCTGCCGAACGTCGATCCGGTCTATACCTGGGTACGGCTCGCCCAGCGGGTGCCGGTGCGCATCCGCATCGACCACGTGCCGCCGGAAGTGATCCTGGTCGCAGGCATGACGGCAACCGTCGTCGTCGGCGACGGGCGCGAGGGCCAACCGCTCTGGGTCGCGTCGCTGCGCGGCTGGCTCTTCGGCCGGCCGGATGGGACGCAGCCGGATAACGCGGGCAAGAACTGA
- a CDS encoding DUF1656 domain-containing protein, with protein sequence MQHDLTIGGILVSPFVAYALIAFALLVGLRVVFRRIRFGRYVANAPLAEAGIYVCLLAIVVVLL encoded by the coding sequence ATGCAACACGACCTCACCATCGGCGGGATCCTGGTCTCGCCCTTCGTCGCCTACGCGCTGATCGCCTTCGCGCTGCTCGTGGGGCTGCGGGTCGTGTTTCGCCGGATCCGGTTCGGACGCTACGTCGCCAACGCGCCTTTGGCGGAAGCCGGGATCTATGTCTGCCTCCTCGCGATCGTGGTGGTGCTGCTGTGA
- a CDS encoding FUSC family protein, which produces MRGAAQRAGEAGPGERLLDTLERWVPKPAALAFAVRIWLAMMLALYAAFWLQLDSASSAAVCVAILAQPKRGQALSKAGYRFLGTVVGGIVGIGLMGLFGQDRVLLLLGFACWLGLCVFVAQFLQDTRAYGAMLAGYTVAIVAIAHIDAPQTVFDAAIGRVAAIAVGIVAITFINDALASPSTWQALLPRLAYAHAAARAFARESLTQGDPGPERTADLIRRVAPMRADASAIAGELDDGIHRAAGARSAIAALYVLAAASRALAAALTRVDETGPRVREAHALALRSVSEGEEPRAEALARDGGRLRDLVDEAMRDPGASLNEIMALQRALDVVEAATFAEDGARALADGHAPLRDIALPTHRDFQVALRAALRVMIAFGLTAGLFILLGLPQATFALVQVAATCALSSVTPDPRKFALGVLIGMPLAALCAGFVLFVMLNGNQGFPLLAIAMAPVVFFGCLVSLHPPSFTIGFITLVFTPVLMAPDNPQSYDPQAFLMNALLVVAAAVILFLTIRLVLPISASQHRAFALEEARRDLAGALAGEGGDATTRTSLNADRLFQFSAWNSGSGAVRRASLHHAFAVAQLEAAAARAHAHLQSLSEIGGLAPLVAEAREALASANPADLDRTAHALIGEAKRHNRHVRLQLARAVTDLATASRVMRRHGRFFRRLFLPDS; this is translated from the coding sequence GTGAGGGGGGCGGCGCAGCGCGCCGGCGAGGCGGGTCCGGGCGAGCGCCTGCTCGATACCCTGGAGCGCTGGGTGCCGAAGCCCGCGGCCTTGGCCTTCGCCGTCCGGATCTGGCTGGCCATGATGCTGGCGCTCTATGCCGCCTTCTGGCTCCAGCTCGACAGCGCTTCCTCGGCGGCCGTCTGCGTGGCGATCCTGGCCCAGCCGAAGCGCGGCCAAGCGCTCTCGAAGGCCGGCTACCGCTTCCTCGGCACCGTCGTCGGCGGCATCGTCGGCATCGGCCTGATGGGTCTGTTCGGGCAGGATCGGGTGCTCCTGCTCCTCGGCTTCGCCTGTTGGCTCGGCCTCTGCGTCTTCGTCGCGCAGTTCCTGCAGGATACCCGCGCCTACGGGGCGATGCTCGCCGGCTACACCGTGGCGATCGTCGCGATCGCCCATATCGACGCGCCGCAGACGGTGTTCGATGCTGCCATCGGTCGCGTCGCCGCGATCGCCGTCGGCATCGTCGCGATCACCTTCATCAACGATGCGCTCGCCTCGCCGAGCACGTGGCAGGCCCTGCTGCCGCGCCTCGCCTACGCCCACGCGGCGGCCAGAGCCTTCGCCCGCGAGAGCCTGACCCAGGGCGATCCCGGCCCCGAACGCACCGCCGATCTGATCCGGCGGGTTGCGCCGATGCGGGCGGATGCGAGCGCCATCGCCGGCGAACTGGACGACGGCATCCACCGCGCCGCGGGGGCCCGCAGCGCCATCGCCGCGCTCTACGTCCTGGCCGCGGCCAGCCGCGCGCTGGCGGCGGCGCTGACGCGTGTCGACGAGACCGGCCCGCGGGTGCGCGAGGCACACGCGCTGGCTCTACGCTCGGTCTCGGAAGGCGAGGAGCCTCGTGCCGAGGCGCTCGCCCGCGACGGCGGCAGGCTGCGCGATCTCGTGGATGAGGCGATGCGCGATCCCGGCGCGTCGCTCAACGAGATTATGGCGCTTCAGCGCGCGCTGGACGTCGTTGAGGCCGCGACCTTCGCCGAAGACGGTGCGCGGGCACTGGCCGACGGCCACGCGCCTCTGCGCGATATCGCCCTGCCGACCCACCGCGACTTCCAGGTCGCCCTACGGGCGGCGTTGCGGGTGATGATCGCCTTCGGCCTCACGGCGGGGCTCTTCATCCTGCTCGGGCTGCCGCAAGCCACCTTCGCGCTCGTCCAAGTGGCGGCGACCTGCGCCCTGTCCTCGGTGACGCCCGATCCGCGCAAGTTCGCGCTCGGGGTGCTGATCGGGATGCCCCTCGCCGCCCTCTGTGCCGGGTTCGTCCTGTTCGTGATGCTCAACGGCAATCAGGGCTTTCCGCTGCTCGCGATCGCCATGGCCCCGGTCGTCTTCTTCGGCTGCCTCGTCTCTCTGCACCCACCGAGCTTCACCATCGGCTTCATCACTCTGGTGTTCACGCCGGTCCTGATGGCGCCGGACAACCCGCAATCCTACGATCCGCAAGCCTTTCTCATGAACGCGCTGCTGGTCGTCGCCGCGGCGGTGATCCTGTTCCTGACGATCCGGCTCGTCCTGCCGATCTCGGCCTCGCAGCACCGCGCCTTCGCCCTTGAGGAAGCCCGTCGCGACCTCGCCGGGGCGCTTGCGGGGGAGGGCGGCGACGCCACCACGCGCACCAGCCTCAATGCCGACCGGCTGTTCCAATTCTCGGCCTGGAATTCCGGCAGCGGTGCGGTGCGCCGGGCGAGCCTGCACCACGCCTTCGCCGTGGCGCAGTTGGAAGCTGCCGCGGCGCGGGCCCACGCGCACCTGCAGAGCTTGAGCGAGATCGGCGGCCTCGCCCCTCTGGTCGCTGAGGCACGAGAGGCGCTCGCCTCGGCCAACCCGGCGGACCTCGACCGCACGGCGCACGCCCTGATCGGCGAGGCGAAGCGCCATAACCGCCATGTACGCCTGCAACTCGCCCGCGCCGTAACCGACCTCGCGACCGCCTCGCGCGTTATGCGGCGGCACGGACGCTTCTTCCGCCGCCTCTTCCTTCCCGATTCCTGA
- a CDS encoding DUF4345 domain-containing protein, with protein sequence MERERRILQRTVAFAAVVPVLAGLYGVLFGIDGIGGGTPVNVSADSHFRYLSGLLTGIGILFFTCVPGIEDKSRLFRFLTLVVVLGGLARLLGLALTGVPSLTMLAALALELVVTPLLCLWQLRVARLARDQRQALVTGTEVVG encoded by the coding sequence ATGGAGCGTGAACGCCGCATCCTGCAGCGCACGGTGGCGTTTGCCGCGGTCGTGCCGGTCCTGGCGGGCCTCTACGGCGTGCTGTTCGGCATCGACGGCATCGGTGGCGGCACACCGGTCAACGTCTCGGCCGACAGCCACTTCCGCTACCTGTCGGGCCTGCTGACCGGCATCGGCATCCTGTTCTTCACCTGCGTGCCGGGGATCGAGGACAAGTCGAGGTTGTTCCGCTTCCTCACCCTCGTCGTGGTGCTCGGCGGGCTGGCGCGGCTGCTCGGCCTCGCCCTCACGGGCGTGCCGTCATTGACCATGCTGGCGGCTCTCGCCCTCGAACTCGTCGTCACGCCGCTGCTCTGCCTGTGGCAGTTGCGGGTCGCGCGCCTCGCCCGGGATCAGAGGCAGGCTCTGGTGACGGGCACCGAGGTCGTCGGGTGA
- a CDS encoding glutathione S-transferase N-terminal domain-containing protein, with protein sequence MAVTTAQPIELYTWSTPNGWKIPIMLEECGLPYRVVPVNIGKGEQMAPDFLAISPNNKIPAIVDPDGPGGTPISVFESGAILQYLGRKTGCLYPSDERARTAVDEWLFWQVGGLGPMLGQAHHFRIYAQDKIPYAIDRFTEEAKRLYGVLDRRLSAHEYLADTYSIADIAALTWAKFHGKQGIELDGHPNVRRWLETLLARPAVQRDLAAI encoded by the coding sequence ATGGCGGTCACGACGGCGCAGCCGATCGAACTCTACACCTGGAGCACGCCGAACGGGTGGAAGATCCCGATCATGCTCGAAGAGTGCGGGCTGCCCTACCGGGTCGTTCCGGTGAATATCGGCAAGGGCGAGCAGATGGCGCCCGACTTCCTGGCGATCTCGCCCAACAACAAGATTCCAGCCATCGTTGATCCGGACGGGCCGGGCGGCACGCCGATCTCGGTGTTCGAGTCGGGCGCGATCCTGCAATATCTCGGGCGCAAGACCGGTTGCCTCTATCCGAGCGACGAACGCGCCCGCACCGCGGTGGACGAGTGGCTGTTCTGGCAGGTCGGCGGGCTCGGCCCGATGCTCGGGCAGGCCCACCATTTTCGCATCTACGCGCAGGACAAGATCCCCTACGCCATCGACCGGTTCACGGAGGAGGCCAAGCGCCTCTACGGCGTCCTCGACCGCCGGCTCTCGGCGCATGAATATCTCGCCGACACGTACTCGATCGCCGACATCGCTGCTCTGACCTGGGCCAAGTTCCACGGCAAGCAGGGCATCGAACTCGACGGGCACCCGAACGTGCGGCGCTGGCTCGAAACGCTCCTCGCCCGTCCGGCGGTGCAGCGCGACCTCGCCGCGATCTGA
- the tolB gene encoding Tol-Pal system beta propeller repeat protein TolB: MPGTAFTRRTLLPALTAALGVLALALPAATPAQAQLQLRIGSGAFQPMPIAIADFAGDASLGTLVANVITNNLRRSGYFTPLEKGRFPENPSFDAAPNFEAWKGAGVQALVTGRVGRDASGRLTVAFRLWDVASGQQITGQQYGTDVANARRTGHLVSDAVYTKVTGLGPWFDSRVAYVDESGPKENRRKRLMVMDQDGANVRALTGGGDVSVVAPRYSPAGQEIAFMTQAQGQQPKVQMIDLETGKRQTVGNFASMSASPRFSPDGRRLVMSVQQGGNADIVTVDLASKAQTPVTQGLAIDTSPSYSPDGSQIVFESDRGGSQQIYVMGADGSNPRRLSFGEGSASQPAWSPRGDLIAFTRQRKGGFAICVMKPDGSGERVLTEGFHNESPTFAPNGQYVMFFRDPGGQGGGKLYMVDITGKVEQPVPTPSFASDPTWSPLLSGK, encoded by the coding sequence ATGCCTGGAACAGCCTTCACCCGGCGCACCCTCCTGCCGGCGCTCACGGCCGCGCTCGGCGTCCTCGCCCTGGCGCTTCCCGCTGCGACTCCGGCGCAGGCGCAGCTCCAGCTCCGCATCGGCAGCGGCGCCTTCCAGCCGATGCCGATCGCGATCGCCGATTTCGCCGGTGACGCCAGCCTCGGCACGCTGGTGGCCAACGTCATCACCAACAACCTGCGCCGCTCCGGCTACTTCACGCCGCTGGAGAAGGGGCGTTTCCCTGAGAATCCGAGCTTCGACGCGGCGCCGAATTTCGAGGCCTGGAAGGGCGCGGGCGTCCAGGCGCTGGTGACCGGCCGGGTCGGACGCGACGCCTCGGGCCGGCTGACCGTCGCCTTCCGCCTGTGGGACGTAGCCTCGGGCCAGCAGATCACCGGACAGCAATACGGCACCGACGTCGCGAATGCTCGCCGCACCGGCCACCTCGTGTCAGACGCGGTCTACACCAAGGTCACCGGCCTCGGGCCCTGGTTCGACAGCCGCGTCGCCTATGTCGATGAATCCGGCCCGAAGGAGAACCGCCGCAAGCGCCTGATGGTGATGGATCAGGACGGGGCCAACGTGCGTGCACTGACCGGCGGCGGCGACGTTTCGGTGGTGGCGCCGCGCTACTCGCCGGCGGGGCAGGAGATCGCCTTCATGACCCAGGCGCAGGGCCAGCAGCCCAAGGTGCAGATGATAGACCTGGAAACCGGCAAGCGCCAGACGGTCGGCAACTTCGCTTCGATGAGCGCCAGCCCGCGCTTCTCGCCGGACGGGCGCCGCCTCGTGATGAGCGTGCAGCAGGGCGGCAATGCCGACATCGTCACCGTCGATCTCGCTTCAAAGGCGCAGACGCCGGTGACCCAGGGGCTCGCGATCGATACCTCGCCGAGCTATTCGCCCGACGGCAGCCAGATCGTGTTCGAATCCGACCGCGGCGGTTCGCAGCAGATCTACGTGATGGGCGCCGACGGCTCGAACCCGCGCCGGCTCTCCTTCGGCGAAGGCTCGGCCTCGCAGCCGGCCTGGTCGCCGCGCGGCGACCTCATCGCCTTTACCCGGCAGCGCAAGGGCGGCTTCGCCATCTGCGTGATGAAGCCCGACGGCTCGGGTGAGCGGGTGCTGACGGAGGGTTTCCACAACGAGAGCCCGACCTTTGCGCCGAACGGCCAGTACGTGATGTTCTTCCGCGATCCGGGCGGGCAGGGCGGCGGCAAGCTCTACATGGTCGACATCACCGGCAAGGTGGAGCAGCCGGTGCCGACCCCGTCCTTCGCCTCTGACCCGACCTGGTCGCCGCTTCTCTCGGGCAAGTGA
- the tolA gene encoding cell envelope integrity protein TolA: MALRWPNSLSESLRNREPGVWISAGAHAAVLGLALFAVAAPALPDAQEGVPVEVLTEQQFSEMTRGERNAEKPQKNPNRADRVSEKMEEREPENAKTDAPAAPTRTAETKLAAVDAMPLRADTADPVKEEAEAAAAKAEAAKAEAEKAAAAKAAETKAKAEAKAKAEAAAKADAAKAAEAKAAEAKAAAAKAEAEKREELQKLVEREQAEAEAAAKAAEKAAEAKAKARAEAKAKADAKAKAEAKAEAEAQAKAEAEAKAKAEAAAKAAAEAEHRKQVAEAKAKAEAEAKAKAEAAAKAKAKAMAEAKAKADAEAKARQQAELANRTSPGDSRETHTRTASQSTGSTGREVQRTASLGTSTGTAQKLSPSLRDALVGMLQQQIERCYSAPPGATQGVVLPMLDIRLNPDGSLTAEPRVMRAGNNSVDQSIAQAALRAVRRCAPYKIPAQYAPYYNDWKAINAEFEFSPV; this comes from the coding sequence GTGGCTCTGCGCTGGCCCAACTCTCTCTCAGAGTCTCTCCGGAACCGTGAGCCGGGCGTCTGGATCTCCGCCGGGGCACACGCGGCCGTGCTGGGCCTCGCGCTGTTCGCGGTCGCAGCCCCGGCGCTGCCCGACGCGCAGGAGGGTGTGCCGGTCGAAGTGCTGACCGAGCAGCAATTCTCGGAGATGACCCGCGGCGAGCGCAATGCCGAGAAGCCGCAGAAGAATCCGAACCGGGCCGACCGTGTCTCCGAAAAGATGGAGGAGCGTGAGCCCGAGAACGCGAAGACCGACGCGCCGGCCGCGCCCACCCGCACCGCCGAGACCAAGCTCGCCGCCGTCGATGCGATGCCGCTGCGCGCCGACACCGCGGACCCGGTGAAGGAGGAGGCCGAGGCCGCCGCCGCCAAGGCGGAAGCCGCCAAAGCCGAGGCGGAGAAGGCCGCTGCCGCCAAGGCCGCCGAGACGAAGGCCAAGGCGGAGGCCAAGGCGAAAGCGGAGGCCGCGGCCAAGGCCGACGCTGCTAAGGCGGCCGAGGCAAAGGCGGCCGAAGCCAAGGCCGCCGCCGCGAAGGCGGAGGCCGAGAAGCGCGAGGAACTGCAGAAGCTGGTCGAGCGCGAGCAGGCGGAGGCCGAGGCCGCCGCCAAGGCTGCGGAGAAGGCCGCCGAGGCGAAGGCCAAGGCGCGCGCGGAAGCCAAGGCGAAGGCGGACGCCAAGGCCAAGGCCGAGGCCAAAGCGGAGGCAGAGGCGCAGGCCAAGGCGGAAGCCGAAGCGAAGGCGAAGGCTGAAGCGGCGGCGAAAGCCGCGGCGGAAGCTGAGCACCGCAAGCAGGTCGCCGAGGCCAAGGCCAAGGCGGAAGCCGAGGCGAAGGCCAAGGCCGAGGCCGCCGCGAAAGCCAAGGCGAAGGCAATGGCCGAAGCCAAAGCGAAGGCCGATGCCGAGGCCAAGGCGCGCCAGCAGGCCGAACTCGCCAACAGGACCAGCCCCGGCGACAGCCGCGAGACCCATACCCGTACGGCCTCGCAATCGACCGGCTCCACCGGCCGCGAAGTGCAGCGCACGGCCTCGCTCGGCACGTCGACCGGTACCGCGCAGAAGCTCTCGCCCTCTTTGCGCGACGCCCTGGTCGGCATGCTGCAGCAGCAGATCGAGCGGTGCTACTCGGCGCCGCCCGGCGCGACGCAGGGCGTGGTGCTGCCGATGCTCGACATCCGCCTCAACCCGGACGGTTCGCTCACGGCCGAGCCGCGGGTGATGCGCGCCGGAAACAACTCGGTCGATCAGTCAATCGCCCAGGCCGCGCTGCGGGCGGTGCGGCGCTGCGCGCCCTACAAGATCCCGGCCCAGTACGCGCCCTATTACAACGACTGGAAGGCTATCAACGCCGAGTTCGAGTTCTCGCCCGTGTGA
- a CDS encoding biopolymer transporter ExbD: protein MGMTHGAAQGGGKRRRRGRRGHGAINEINMTPFIDVVLVLLIVFMVAAPMMTVGVPLDLPQSKASPLNSDVKPITLSIRRTGEVYLGEVELKDDDIVPQLMQTAKTGTEERVFVRGDKRVDYGRVAQVMAIVTGGGFKKVALVTEPESN, encoded by the coding sequence ATGGGCATGACGCACGGCGCGGCGCAGGGCGGCGGCAAGCGCCGCCGCCGCGGACGGCGCGGGCACGGCGCCATCAACGAGATCAACATGACGCCGTTCATCGACGTCGTGCTGGTGCTCCTCATCGTGTTCATGGTGGCCGCGCCGATGATGACGGTGGGCGTGCCCCTCGATCTGCCGCAATCGAAGGCGAGCCCGCTCAACTCCGACGTCAAGCCGATCACGCTCTCGATCCGCCGCACCGGCGAGGTCTATCTCGGCGAGGTCGAGCTGAAGGATGACGACATCGTGCCCCAGCTCATGCAGACGGCCAAGACCGGCACCGAGGAGCGCGTGTTCGTGCGCGGCGACAAGCGCGTCGATTACGGGCGCGTGGCTCAGGTGATGGCGATCGTGACAGGCGGCGGCTTCAAGAAGGTCGCCCTCGTCACCGAGCCGGAATCGAATTAG
- the tolQ gene encoding protein TolQ: MTPADAMQAAPVADMSLFGLFWQAHFVVKIVMVGLLGASVWCWSIIVDKTLLFRRVEAEMDAFEEAFWSGRSLEELYRSFNDRQPTGLGALFVAAMREWKRSFEGSGRQIHSLSQRIDKVLDVTIQREVERLDSRLLFLASIGSAGPYIGLFGTVWGIMTAFTSIAASKNTSLAVVAPGIAEALFATAIGLFAAIPAVLAYNKLQASVAKSQSRLEGFADEFSAILSRQIDERLSVAA; the protein is encoded by the coding sequence ATGACTCCAGCCGATGCCATGCAGGCCGCGCCCGTCGCAGACATGAGCCTGTTCGGCCTGTTCTGGCAGGCCCACTTCGTCGTGAAGATCGTGATGGTGGGCCTGCTCGGTGCCTCGGTCTGGTGCTGGTCGATCATCGTCGACAAGACACTGCTGTTCCGCCGCGTGGAAGCCGAGATGGATGCCTTCGAGGAGGCGTTCTGGTCCGGCCGCTCGCTGGAGGAACTCTACCGCTCCTTCAACGACCGCCAGCCGACCGGGCTCGGCGCCCTGTTCGTCGCCGCCATGCGGGAGTGGAAGCGCTCCTTCGAGGGCTCGGGCCGGCAGATCCACTCGCTGTCGCAGCGCATCGACAAGGTGCTCGACGTCACGATCCAGCGCGAGGTCGAGCGGCTCGACTCGCGCCTGCTGTTTCTCGCCTCGATCGGCTCGGCCGGCCCTTATATCGGCCTGTTCGGCACGGTCTGGGGTATCATGACCGCCTTCACCTCGATCGCGGCCTCGAAGAACACCTCGCTCGCCGTCGTCGCGCCGGGCATCGCGGAAGCGCTGTTCGCCACCGCCATCGGCCTGTTCGCCGCGATCCCGGCCGTGCTCGCCTACAACAAGCTCCAGGCCTCCGTCGCCAAGTCGCAGTCGCGGCTCGAGGGGTTCGCCGACGAGTTCTCGGCGATCCTCTCGCGCCAGATCGACGAGCGCCTCTCGGTCGCCGCCTGA